One window of Candidatus Tectomicrobia bacterium genomic DNA carries:
- a CDS encoding cupin domain-containing protein has protein sequence METFFRLADISRSVIRPEYSTAEGPTIKGKKVEVGYYRYSAGTGAKTHAHPEEQIITVLKGRIRSRVRDEEKILGPGEAVYIPANAEHSNWAVDEEVEFISCKDVVG, from the coding sequence ATGGAAACTTTCTTCAGGCTTGCCGACATCAGCCGGAGCGTGATCAGGCCCGAATATTCCACCGCCGAAGGTCCGACCATCAAGGGCAAGAAGGTCGAAGTGGGCTACTACCGCTACTCCGCGGGAACCGGAGCGAAGACTCATGCCCATCCCGAGGAGCAGATCATCACGGTCCTCAAGGGGCGCATCCGCTCCAGGGTCCGCGATGAGGAGAAGATACTGGGACCCGGCGAAGCCGTCTATATCCCCGCCAATGCGGAGCACTCCAATTGGGCGGTCGACGAGGAGGTCGAGTTCATCAGCTGCAAGGACGTGGTGGGCTGA
- a CDS encoding mandelate racemase/muconate lactonizing enzyme family protein: MASGYAGKPVRIKKVRTRFVSIPLERPLLTASFPINGIDSVLVDVDTDAGVSGIGWIFAFGRKKVRGIQLMIDDLGEMLEGEDALAIERCWRRMWNAVTFIGHSGAAVIAMSPIDTALWDIAAKVAGLPLYKLLGGARESVEAYASQGLWLHQTVDELQEEAASFAARGFKGVKMRVGKPDREEDIARVRAVREAVGPGTKLMVDVNQVWDAPTAIQMGRRLEEFDVAWIEEPLPYEDLEGCAQVSRALDTPVCTGETNYTSQDFRRMCELGTADILMPDLMRMGGVTEWMKAARVAQAFHLPVTPHLFMEFSSHLFSASPNAIWQEYQPWWEPVLREPVDFREGLIHLKPIPGAGFEWDEKAVAKYEVK, translated from the coding sequence ATGGCCTCCGGATATGCAGGCAAGCCGGTCCGCATCAAGAAGGTCCGCACCCGCTTCGTCTCCATTCCCCTGGAGCGGCCGCTCCTCACGGCCAGTTTCCCTATCAACGGGATCGATTCGGTTCTTGTTGACGTGGACACCGACGCGGGGGTGAGCGGCATCGGCTGGATATTCGCCTTCGGCCGGAAAAAGGTGCGCGGCATCCAGCTCATGATCGACGACCTGGGCGAGATGCTCGAAGGGGAGGACGCCCTGGCAATCGAGCGCTGCTGGCGTCGGATGTGGAACGCCGTCACCTTCATCGGCCACAGCGGGGCGGCGGTCATAGCCATGTCACCCATCGACACCGCGTTGTGGGACATCGCGGCCAAGGTGGCGGGCCTGCCGCTCTACAAGCTGCTGGGCGGCGCTCGCGAATCCGTCGAGGCGTACGCCAGCCAGGGGCTCTGGCTCCACCAGACCGTGGACGAGCTCCAGGAGGAGGCGGCCTCATTCGCCGCGCGCGGCTTCAAGGGGGTCAAAATGCGGGTCGGCAAGCCGGACAGGGAGGAGGACATCGCCCGCGTCCGGGCGGTGCGCGAGGCGGTCGGGCCCGGGACGAAGCTCATGGTGGACGTGAACCAGGTCTGGGACGCGCCGACCGCGATTCAGATGGGCCGCCGCCTGGAAGAGTTCGACGTGGCGTGGATCGAGGAGCCTCTCCCCTACGAGGACCTGGAGGGCTGCGCCCAGGTATCCCGGGCGTTGGATACCCCCGTCTGCACGGGCGAGACGAACTACACCTCCCAGGATTTCCGGCGGATGTGCGAACTCGGAACCGCGGACATTCTCATGCCCGACCTCATGCGGATGGGCGGCGTCACGGAATGGATGAAGGCCGCCCGCGTGGCGCAGGCGTTCCACTTGCCCGTCACCCCCCATCTTTTCATGGAATTCAGCTCCCATCTGTTCTCGGCCAGTCCGAATGCCATCTGGCAGGAATACCAGCCGTGGTGGGAGCCGGTGCTGAGAGAGCCCGTGGATTTCCGGGAGGGGCTGATCCATCTGAAGCCTATCCCGGGGGCGGGCTTCGAATGGGACGAGAAAGCGGTCGCCAAATACGAGGTGAAATGA
- a CDS encoding SDR family oxidoreductase — MNHPGAGGTLAGKAAMVTGGSRGIGLAIARRFARTGAGVSIVGRDEKTLDEAAASLKALHVDAHGLPADLADPESCQWVLDRHMERFGRIDILVNNAAAKPSRKPIMEVPLESFERLFAVNVTAYFILCQAAARDMRRRGWGRILNVTSSTGLKARPGMGDYAITKATEVMLTRQLSVEVGQYGITVNAIAPTLTRTDFSQWQWEDEEEKEKVMRMLSIKRLAEPDDVAALAAFLASDEAGMITGTVIPVDGGALA; from the coding sequence ATGAACCATCCGGGAGCGGGCGGCACCCTCGCGGGCAAGGCGGCGATGGTCACGGGCGGCTCGCGGGGCATCGGCCTCGCCATCGCCCGGCGTTTCGCCCGGACAGGGGCGGGGGTTTCCATCGTGGGCAGGGACGAGAAGACGCTGGATGAGGCGGCCGCGTCCCTGAAGGCCTTACATGTCGACGCGCATGGTCTTCCCGCCGACCTGGCCGACCCGGAGAGCTGCCAATGGGTTCTGGACCGCCACATGGAGCGTTTCGGGCGGATCGACATCCTGGTGAACAACGCCGCTGCCAAGCCCTCCCGGAAGCCCATCATGGAAGTTCCCCTGGAGTCATTCGAGCGGCTGTTCGCCGTGAACGTGACCGCCTATTTCATCCTCTGCCAGGCGGCGGCCCGGGACATGCGCCGGCGCGGTTGGGGCCGCATCCTGAACGTCACCTCCTCGACCGGCCTCAAGGCCCGGCCCGGCATGGGGGACTATGCGATAACGAAGGCCACGGAGGTCATGCTGACGCGGCAACTGTCGGTGGAAGTGGGCCAGTACGGTATCACGGTGAACGCCATCGCCCCCACGCTCACGCGCACGGATTTCTCGCAGTGGCAGTGGGAGGATGAGGAGGAAAAGGAAAAAGTCATGCGCATGCTTTCCATCAAGCGGCTGGCCGAGCCGGACGATGTCGCGGCGCTCGCCGCCTTCCTGGCATCGGATGAGGCGGGAATGATCACGGGGACGGTCATTCCCGTGGATGGAGGGGCGCTGGCATGA